In Bacteroides coprosuis DSM 18011, the following are encoded in one genomic region:
- a CDS encoding tRNA (guanine-N(7)-)-methyltransferase (COGs: COG0220 S-adenosylmethionine-dependent methyltransferase~HAMAP: tRNA (guanine-N-7) methyltransferase~InterPro IPR003358~KEGG: bfr:BF3995 tRNA (guanine-N(7)-)-methyltransferase~PFAM: tRNA (guanine-N-7) methyltransferase~PRIAM: tRNA (guanine-N(7)-)-methyltransferase~SPTR: tRNA (guanine-N(7)-)-methyltransferase;~IMG reference gene:2504105820~PFAM: Putative methyltransferase~TIGRFAM: tRNA (guanine-N(7)-)-methyltransferase), which translates to MAKNKLEKFAEMAALPHVFEYPFHVSQAIPFDMKGKWNSDFFKNDNPIVLELGCGRGEYTVGLGEMFPNKNFIGVDIKGARMWAGATESHKKGMTNVAFLRTNIEIIERFFDKNEVSEIWLTFSDPQMKKATKRLTSTYFMERYRSFLIDNGLIHLKTDSNFMFTYTQYMVEENKLPLLFSTEDLYHSNLVDDILEIQTYYEKQWINRGLSIKYMKFKLPHEGVLCEPDVEIELDTYRSYNRSKRSGLQTSK; encoded by the coding sequence ATGGCAAAAAACAAACTAGAGAAGTTTGCTGAAATGGCGGCTCTCCCTCATGTTTTTGAGTATCCTTTTCATGTATCACAAGCTATTCCTTTTGATATGAAGGGAAAGTGGAATAGTGATTTTTTTAAAAATGACAATCCTATTGTTTTAGAGTTGGGTTGTGGTAGAGGTGAATATACAGTAGGTCTGGGTGAAATGTTCCCTAATAAAAACTTTATAGGTGTTGATATTAAGGGAGCTCGCATGTGGGCTGGTGCAACAGAATCCCATAAAAAAGGAATGACGAATGTTGCTTTCTTACGAACTAATATCGAAATTATAGAACGATTCTTTGATAAAAATGAAGTAAGTGAAATCTGGTTGACATTTTCAGATCCACAGATGAAGAAAGCAACAAAAAGATTAACCTCTACTTATTTTATGGAGAGATATAGAAGCTTTTTAATAGATAATGGTCTTATTCACCTCAAAACCGATAGTAATTTTATGTTTACTTATACCCAATATATGGTTGAGGAAAATAAATTGCCCCTTCTTTTTTCTACAGAAGATTTATATCATTCTAATCTGGTAGATGATATTTTAGAAATTCAAACCTATTATGAAAAACAATGGATTAATAGGGGGTTATCTATTAAATATATGAAGTTCAAGTTACCCCATGAGGGAGTACTTTGTGAACCAGATGTGGAAATTGAATTAGACACATATAGAAGCTATAATAGAAGTAAGCGAAGTGGCTTACAAACTAGTAAATAA
- a CDS encoding branched-chain amino acid aminotransferase (COGs: COG0115 Branched-chain amino acid aminotransferase/4-amino-4-deoxychorismate lyase~InterPro IPR005786:IPR001544~KEGG: bth:BT_3892 branched-chain amino acid aminotransferase~PFAM: Aminotransferase, class IV~PRIAM: Branched-chain-amino-acid transaminase~SPTR: Branched-chain-amino-acid transaminase;~TIGRFAM: Branched-chain amino acid aminotransferase II~IMG reference gene:2504105821~PFAM: Aminotransferase class IV~TIGRFAM: branched-chain amino acid aminotransferase, group II) → MKSIDWSNLGFGYVKTDYNVRINYRNGEWGELEVCSDEYINIHMAATCLHYGQEAFEGMKAFKGKDGKIRIFRIKDNAERLQTSCEGICMAKLPIEKYEEAVIKAVKLNERFVPPYESGASLYIRPILFGTGAQIGVHPGKEFMFVVMVTPVGPYFKEGFKPNPYAILRQYDRVAPLGTGRYKVGGNYAAGMLAGEHAKSLGYAAVLFLDSKEKKYLDECGPANFFGIRGTSYITPQSDSILPSITNKSLMTLAKEIGLTVEQRPVLEEELSTFDEAGACGTAAVISPVERVDDLDMNKSYVISKDGKAGPYSTKLYNKLRAIQYGDESDKYGWITIVE, encoded by the coding sequence ATGAAATCAATAGATTGGTCGAACTTAGGTTTTGGATACGTCAAAACTGATTACAATGTTAGAATAAACTACCGTAATGGTGAGTGGGGTGAACTAGAAGTGTGTAGTGATGAATATATTAATATTCATATGGCTGCCACTTGTCTACACTATGGACAAGAAGCCTTTGAAGGAATGAAAGCTTTCAAAGGGAAAGATGGTAAAATTAGAATATTCCGTATTAAGGATAATGCAGAACGCTTACAAACTTCTTGTGAAGGAATTTGTATGGCGAAGCTTCCTATTGAAAAATATGAAGAAGCAGTTATCAAAGCTGTTAAACTAAATGAACGCTTTGTTCCACCATATGAAAGTGGAGCTTCTTTATATATCAGACCTATTCTTTTTGGCACTGGTGCTCAGATAGGGGTACACCCTGGAAAAGAATTTATGTTTGTGGTAATGGTTACTCCTGTAGGTCCTTATTTTAAAGAAGGATTCAAACCAAATCCTTATGCTATTCTTCGTCAGTATGATAGGGTGGCTCCATTGGGTACTGGTAGGTATAAAGTAGGTGGAAATTATGCTGCTGGAATGTTAGCAGGAGAACATGCGAAGTCTTTAGGTTATGCTGCTGTATTATTTTTGGATTCTAAAGAAAAAAAATATTTAGATGAATGCGGACCTGCCAATTTCTTTGGTATAAGAGGTACTTCTTATATTACACCACAATCAGACTCCATACTTCCTTCTATTACAAACAAGAGCTTAATGACTCTTGCTAAAGAAATAGGGTTGACAGTAGAACAGCGTCCTGTTTTAGAAGAAGAATTATCCACTTTTGATGAAGCTGGAGCATGTGGTACAGCTGCTGTAATTAGTCCAGTAGAGAGAGTAGATGATTTGGATATGAACAAATCTTATGTAATAAGTAAAGATGGTAAGGCTGGTCCTTATTCCACAAAACTATATAATAAACTAAGAGCTATTCAATATGGTGATGAATCAGATAAGTATGGTTGGATCACTATTGTTGAGTAA
- a CDS encoding Exonuclease VII small subunit (InterPro IPR003761~KEGG: bfs:BF3773 putative exodeoxyribonuclease VII small subunit~PFAM: Exonuclease VII, small subunit~SPTR: Putative uncharacterized protein;~IMG reference gene:2504105822~PFAM: Exonuclease VII small subunit) encodes MNKKDKLPKDYSTAIKRLEEIVNHIEEQSLDIDLLANQVKEANALIKFCSGKLNEVNKEVEKLLSEGDTSDNQ; translated from the coding sequence ATGAATAAGAAAGATAAGTTGCCTAAAGACTATTCTACAGCGATCAAACGATTGGAGGAAATTGTTAATCATATTGAAGAACAGTCATTAGATATAGATCTACTAGCGAATCAAGTTAAAGAGGCTAATGCACTAATCAAATTTTGCTCAGGCAAATTAAACGAAGTAAACAAAGAAGTTGAGAAATTACTGTCTGAAGGAGATACTTCAGATAATCAATAA
- a CDS encoding Exonuclease VII, large subunit (COGs: COG1570 Exonuclease VII large subunit~InterPro IPR020579~KEGG: bfs:BF3774 exodeoxyribonuclease VII large subunit~PFAM: Exonuclease VII, large subunit, C-terminal~SPTR: Exodeoxyribonuclease 7 large subunit;~IMG reference gene:2504105823~PFAM: Exonuclease VII, large subunit~TIGRFAM: exodeoxyribonuclease VII, large subunit), with translation MSENILSLLELNNLVRRGIEACLPDTYWIQAEISDVRSNTSGHCYLEFIQKDERTSSLIAKARGVIWSNVFHVLRPYFEETTGETFHSGLKVLVEVEVTFHELYGYSLTVQNIDPTYTLGDMVKRRTDILKQLEEEGVLTLNKELELPLLTQRIAVISSATAAGYGDFCDQLKGNSWGISFYTELFPAIMQGEQVERTILNALDAILARKKDFDVVVIIRGGGATSDLSGFDTYLLAASCAQFPMPIITGIGHERDDTVLDVVANTRVKTPTAAAEFLVNRMMNVIGRLNDLSFQLKTSVVQKLQMETERLNRLIARLPSNVNLSIANENFKVKDLYNRLKLSTNLYLKDQQYLLRSISLEIKSISPYEILKKGYALLSQNGVIISSIKDIEEDSDIIIKMYDGESKAHIEKKTEYE, from the coding sequence ATGAGTGAGAATATACTTTCCTTATTAGAGTTAAATAACCTTGTTCGACGTGGCATAGAAGCTTGCCTCCCTGATACTTATTGGATTCAGGCCGAGATAAGTGATGTTCGGTCGAATACTTCTGGTCATTGCTACCTTGAATTTATTCAAAAGGATGAAAGAACATCTTCACTTATAGCTAAGGCAAGAGGTGTTATCTGGTCAAATGTATTTCATGTTTTAAGGCCCTATTTTGAAGAAACAACAGGAGAGACTTTTCATTCAGGGCTTAAGGTATTAGTTGAAGTAGAGGTTACTTTTCATGAATTATATGGTTATAGCTTAACAGTTCAAAACATTGATCCCACTTATACTTTGGGTGATATGGTTAAGAGGAGAACAGATATCCTAAAGCAGTTGGAAGAAGAAGGAGTACTAACTTTAAATAAGGAATTAGAGCTGCCATTATTAACTCAAAGGATAGCTGTCATATCTTCTGCTACTGCGGCTGGTTATGGCGATTTTTGCGATCAGCTGAAAGGTAATAGTTGGGGAATATCTTTTTATACAGAGTTGTTTCCAGCTATTATGCAAGGTGAGCAGGTAGAAAGAACGATATTAAATGCTTTAGATGCTATTCTTGCTCGTAAAAAAGATTTTGATGTTGTTGTGATTATACGAGGTGGCGGTGCTACGTCCGATTTGAGTGGGTTTGATACATATCTATTGGCAGCCTCATGTGCTCAGTTTCCTATGCCCATCATTACTGGAATAGGTCATGAAAGAGATGATACTGTTCTAGACGTTGTAGCGAATACAAGAGTGAAAACACCAACAGCAGCGGCAGAGTTTTTGGTTAATCGGATGATGAATGTTATAGGAAGACTAAATGACTTGTCTTTTCAACTAAAGACAAGTGTAGTACAGAAATTACAAATGGAAACTGAAAGACTTAATAGGCTTATTGCCAGGCTTCCATCTAATGTAAATCTTTCGATAGCTAATGAGAATTTTAAAGTTAAAGACTTATATAATCGTTTGAAATTGAGTACAAACTTGTATCTTAAGGACCAACAATACTTGCTAAGATCTATATCTCTTGAAATTAAAAGTATATCTCCGTATGAAATATTAAAGAAAGGATATGCTCTCTTATCACAAAATGGTGTGATAATTTCATCTATTAAAGATATTGAAGAAGACTCTGATATTATTATAAAAATGTATGATGGAGAGTCAAAAGCACACATAGAAAAGAAGACAGAATATGAATAA
- a CDS encoding peptidase S8 and S53 subtilisin kexin sedolisin (COGs: COG1404 Subtilisin-like serine protease~InterPro IPR000209~KEGG: bth:BT_3889 subtilisin-like serine protease~PFAM: Peptidase S8/S53, subtilisin/kexin/sedolisin~SPTR: Putative uncharacterized protein;~IMG reference gene:2504105824~PFAM: Subtilase family) has product MRKIVFLFSVLLSLTTIAFAQIDTLKYRISLTDKLNSEYCIDKPEEFLSVKAIERRKKQGLPIDETDLPVNKTYINQIKESDLNVVAVGKWDNFVTVSCNDPRKIDSVRKFPFIKDIELVWEASEADKKNRISQRDTISNDMKWLDTYYGVGLEQIQISGVDKLHAEGFKGEGITIAVIDAGFHNVDSIKGMDNIEILGTKDFVNPTSDIFAENSHGMAVLSCMAMNKPHYMVGTAPKASYWLLRSEDDRSEHLVEQDYWAAAIEFADSVGVDVVNTSLGYNEFDDKSKNYRYRDLDGSHALMSRQASKVAGKGMILVCSAGNSGMGSWKKTTTPGDAFNVITVGAVDKEGVLAPFSSIGNTADGRIKPDVVAVGLFADVMGTDGILTTANGTSFASPIMCGMVACLWESLPHLTAYEIIKLVQSVGDRVDFPNNIYGYGIPNLWQAYLKEKK; this is encoded by the coding sequence ATGCGTAAAATAGTTTTTTTATTTTCAGTGCTTTTATCACTGACAACTATTGCTTTTGCCCAAATAGACACACTAAAATATAGAATTAGCTTAACGGATAAGTTGAATTCAGAATATTGTATAGATAAACCTGAAGAGTTCTTGTCGGTTAAGGCTATAGAACGTAGAAAAAAACAAGGTCTTCCAATTGATGAAACTGATTTACCCGTTAACAAGACTTACATTAATCAGATAAAAGAGTCTGATTTGAACGTTGTAGCTGTGGGCAAATGGGATAACTTTGTCACAGTATCTTGCAATGACCCCAGAAAAATTGACTCTGTTAGAAAGTTCCCTTTTATAAAGGATATAGAGTTGGTGTGGGAAGCCTCTGAAGCAGATAAGAAAAATAGAATATCCCAAAGAGATACCATTTCTAATGATATGAAATGGCTTGATACTTATTATGGTGTAGGTTTAGAACAAATTCAAATAAGTGGAGTTGACAAACTTCATGCTGAGGGTTTTAAAGGGGAAGGTATTACCATTGCAGTAATTGATGCTGGATTTCACAATGTGGATAGTATTAAAGGAATGGATAATATAGAGATTCTTGGAACTAAAGACTTTGTGAATCCGACAAGTGATATTTTTGCTGAAAACAGTCATGGCATGGCAGTTTTATCTTGTATGGCAATGAATAAACCACATTATATGGTTGGTACTGCTCCCAAAGCTTCTTATTGGTTATTAAGAAGCGAGGATGATCGTTCAGAACATCTTGTTGAGCAAGATTATTGGGCGGCGGCAATAGAGTTTGCTGACAGTGTTGGTGTGGATGTCGTAAATACATCTTTGGGATATAATGAATTTGATGATAAGTCTAAAAACTATAGATATAGAGATTTAGATGGATCTCATGCTTTAATGTCTCGACAAGCTTCAAAAGTTGCAGGTAAAGGGATGATTTTAGTTTGTAGTGCTGGTAATTCAGGAATGGGTTCATGGAAGAAAACAACCACTCCAGGAGATGCTTTTAATGTTATTACTGTTGGAGCTGTTGATAAAGAGGGCGTATTAGCTCCATTTTCTTCGATTGGAAATACAGCAGATGGTAGAATAAAACCTGATGTCGTAGCAGTCGGACTTTTTGCAGATGTAATGGGGACTGATGGTATCCTGACAACAGCAAATGGTACTTCGTTTGCTTCACCTATCATGTGTGGTATGGTAGCTTGTCTTTGGGAATCACTACCTCATCTTACTGCTTATGAAATTATAAAATTAGTACAGTCTGTTGGCGATCGAGTAGATTTTCCCAATAATATATATGGTTATGGTATTCCTAATCTTTGGCAGGCTTACTTGAAAGAGAAGAAATAA
- a CDS encoding tRNA-specific 2-thiouridylase mnmA (COGs: COG0482 tRNA(5-methylaminomethyl-2-thiouridylate) methyltransferase contains the PP-loop ATPase domain~HAMAP: tRNA-specific 2-thiouridylase~InterPro IPR004506~KEGG: bfs:BF3776 tRNA-specific 2-thiouridylase MnmA~PFAM: tRNA-specific 2-thiouridylase~SPTR: tRNA-specific 2-thiouridylase mnmA 3;~TIGRFAM: tRNA-specific 2-thiouridylase~IMG reference gene:2504105825~PFAM: tRNA methyl transferase~TIGRFAM: tRNA (5-methylaminomethyl-2-thiouridylate)-methyltransferase), with amino-acid sequence MYNENSMDKNRNKRVLVGLSGGIDSSATCIMLMEQGYTPIGVTMQVWGDAPSEAKELADRLGMEHYIADERDDFKASVVKNFIDEYRSGRTPNPCVMCNPLFKFRILKDYADKLNCQWIATGHYSLLEERNGKVYLLAGRDTKKDQSYFLWRLGQDILSRCMFPLGPFVKTEVREYLKNKGFVHKSEEGESMEVCFIKGDYRDFLKEYYPDLDKEIGRGWFVDAKGKKLGEHLGYPYYTIGQRKGLNIALGKPAYVLKINADKNTVMLGDASDLETGYMLLEKDELVVPDEIFECDNLTVRVRYRSKPIPCQVIRLEEGNLLVKFNGSASAITPGQSAVFYSDNRVLGGAYIASQKGINWIVEQNKDKYNA; translated from the coding sequence GTGTATAACGAAAATAGCATGGACAAGAATAGGAATAAGCGTGTTTTGGTAGGTCTAAGTGGAGGTATTGATAGCTCTGCAACTTGCATAATGTTAATGGAACAAGGATATACACCTATTGGTGTTACTATGCAAGTGTGGGGTGATGCACCTTCTGAAGCTAAAGAATTAGCTGATAGATTAGGTATGGAACACTATATAGCAGATGAACGTGATGATTTTAAGGCTTCGGTAGTTAAGAACTTTATTGATGAATATAGAAGTGGAAGAACTCCGAATCCATGTGTCATGTGTAACCCTCTTTTCAAATTTAGAATTTTAAAAGATTATGCTGATAAACTAAATTGCCAATGGATTGCTACAGGTCATTATTCTTTGCTCGAAGAACGCAATGGAAAAGTTTACCTTCTGGCTGGGAGAGATACAAAAAAAGATCAATCCTATTTTTTATGGAGATTAGGTCAAGATATATTGAGTCGATGTATGTTTCCACTTGGACCATTTGTGAAGACTGAAGTGCGTGAATATCTTAAGAATAAAGGATTTGTTCATAAGTCTGAGGAAGGTGAAAGTATGGAAGTTTGCTTTATTAAGGGTGATTATAGAGATTTTTTAAAAGAATACTATCCTGATTTAGATAAAGAAATTGGTAGAGGGTGGTTTGTTGATGCGAAAGGAAAGAAACTGGGTGAACATTTAGGTTACCCTTATTATACAATAGGACAGCGTAAAGGTCTTAATATTGCTTTAGGTAAGCCTGCATATGTTTTAAAAATTAATGCCGATAAAAATACGGTTATGTTGGGTGATGCTTCAGATCTAGAAACTGGATATATGTTACTTGAAAAAGATGAATTAGTTGTCCCAGATGAAATTTTTGAATGTGATAATTTAACTGTTCGGGTACGTTATAGAAGTAAGCCTATTCCTTGTCAAGTAATTCGTTTAGAAGAAGGGAATTTATTAGTTAAGTTTAATGGATCTGCTTCAGCTATAACACCTGGTCAATCTGCAGTTTTTTACTCTGATAATAGGGTATTGGGTGGAGCATATATAGCTTCTCAAAAAGGAATAAACTGGATTGTAGAACAGAATAAAGATAAATATAATGCGTAA
- a CDS encoding 2-C-methyl-D-erythritol 2,4-cyclodiphosphate synthase (COGs: COG0245 2C-methyl-D-erythritol 2 4-cyclodiphosphate synthase~HAMAP: 2-C-methyl-D-erythritol 2,4-cyclodiphosphate synthase, core~InterPro IPR003526~KEGG: bth:BT_3884 2-C-methyl-D-erythritol 2,4-cyclodiphosphate synthase~PFAM: 2-C-methyl-D-erythritol 2,4-cyclodiphosphate synthase, core~SPTR: Putative uncharacterized protein;~TIGRFAM: 2-C-methyl-D-erythritol 2,4-cyclodiphosphate synthase, core~IMG reference gene:2504105826~PFAM: YgbB family~TIGRFAM: 2-C-methyl-D-erythritol 2,4-cyclodiphosphate synthase), with protein sequence MKIRVGFGYDVHQFSEGRDLWLGGIKIDYERGLKGHSDADVLVHVICDALLGAANLRDIGFQFPDTAGEFKDIDSKILLKRTVALLQEKGFSIGNIDATICAELPKLNPYIQEMKCVLARVMGIDEEDLSIKATTTEKLGFVGRQEGIAAYATVLIEK encoded by the coding sequence ATGAAAATAAGAGTAGGCTTTGGCTATGATGTTCACCAGTTTTCAGAAGGTCGTGATTTATGGTTAGGAGGTATAAAAATTGACTATGAGAGAGGATTAAAAGGCCACTCAGATGCCGATGTTCTTGTTCATGTTATTTGTGATGCTCTACTAGGAGCTGCAAACTTGAGAGATATTGGATTCCAATTTCCTGATACCGCTGGTGAATTTAAAGATATAGATAGTAAGATTCTTCTTAAAAGGACTGTTGCTCTTTTACAAGAGAAAGGTTTTTCAATTGGGAATATTGATGCTACTATTTGTGCAGAATTACCTAAATTAAATCCTTATATTCAAGAAATGAAGTGTGTTCTTGCTAGAGTGATGGGGATTGATGAAGAAGATCTTTCTATAAAAGCGACAACAACTGAAAAGCTTGGGTTCGTCGGTCGCCAAGAAGGCATTGCCGCTTATGCTACAGTGCTTATTGAAAAATAA
- a CDS encoding fumarylacetoacetate (FAA) hydrolase (COGs: COG0179 2-keto-4-pentenoate hydratase/2-oxohepta-3-ene-1 7-dioic acid hydratase (catechol pathway)~InterPro IPR002529~KEGG: bvu:BVU_1638 2-hydroxyhepta-2,4-diene-1,7-dioate isomerase~PFAM: Fumarylacetoacetase, C-terminal-like~SPTR: 2-hydroxyhepta-2,4-diene-1,7-dioate isomerase;~IMG reference gene:2504105827~PFAM: Fumarylacetoacetate (FAA) hydrolase family) — protein MKIICLGRNYASLHKDGLNTLDPFVFLKPDSALLKDGKPFFLPDFSSNFKYEGELVFHINRLGKNISERFAHRYYDKVTVGLDLAAEDILSHAKEHGLPWDLSKGFDSSAVIGDFIPVANLNLENLRFSLNINKQTVQRGNANEMVWSIDQIIAYVSRFYTLKIGDLIFTGTPEGAGKLDIGQHFDGFIENNQVLSLDIR, from the coding sequence ATGAAAATAATATGCTTGGGTCGTAATTATGCTTCACTTCATAAAGATGGCTTAAATACACTTGATCCATTTGTGTTTCTCAAACCAGACTCAGCTTTGCTAAAAGATGGAAAGCCTTTTTTCCTTCCTGACTTCTCTTCCAATTTTAAATATGAGGGAGAGTTGGTTTTTCATATAAATAGATTAGGAAAAAATATTTCGGAACGTTTTGCTCATCGATATTATGATAAAGTAACTGTAGGTCTTGATTTGGCAGCAGAAGATATTTTATCTCATGCTAAAGAGCATGGTTTACCATGGGATTTATCGAAAGGGTTTGATAGTTCAGCTGTTATAGGTGATTTCATACCTGTTGCTAATTTGAATTTGGAGAATCTTAGATTTTCTTTAAATATAAATAAACAAACTGTACAAAGAGGGAATGCTAATGAAATGGTTTGGAGTATTGATCAAATAATAGCATATGTTAGTCGGTTTTATACATTGAAGATTGGTGATTTAATTTTCACAGGTACTCCCGAAGGAGCTGGAAAACTAGATATCGGTCAGCATTTTGATGGATTTATTGAAAATAATCAAGTATTAAGTTTAGATATACGTTAA
- a CDS encoding Redox-sensing transcriptional repressor rex (COGs: COG2344 AT-rich DNA-binding protein~HAMAP: Transcriptional repressor, redox-sensing, Rex~InterPro IPR022876:IPR009718:IPR003781~KEGG: bfs:BF3782 redox-sensing transcriptional repressor REX~PFAM: CoA-binding; Rex DNA-binding, C-terminal~SMART: CoA-binding~SPTR: Redox-sensing transcriptional repressor rex;~IMG reference gene:2504105828~PFAM: CoA binding domain; Putative DNA-binding protein N-terminus): protein MSNQIPYQQKVKVPEPTLRRLPWYLSNVRLMKKRGEQYVSSTQLSKETNIDSSQIAKDLSYVNISGKTRVGYEVDALISVLEDFLGFTRMHKAYLFGVGSLGGALIRDTGLTHFGLEIVGGFDVNPKLVGKKINGIPIYHTDDFIEKMKDSDVNIGVLTVPIEIAQDIADYMVKGGVQAIWNFTPFRIRVPENIVVQNTSLYAHLAVMFNRLNFNK from the coding sequence ATGAGTAATCAGATACCGTATCAACAAAAAGTAAAAGTACCAGAGCCAACCTTACGACGACTTCCATGGTATCTATCAAATGTGCGGTTGATGAAAAAACGCGGAGAGCAATATGTTTCGTCAACTCAATTATCTAAGGAAACAAATATAGACTCATCTCAAATAGCTAAAGATCTATCTTATGTAAATATCTCAGGTAAAACTAGAGTAGGGTATGAAGTAGATGCTTTAATATCTGTGCTAGAAGATTTTTTAGGATTTACTAGAATGCATAAAGCCTATTTATTTGGTGTAGGTAGCTTGGGAGGGGCTTTAATAAGAGATACTGGGTTGACTCATTTTGGGCTCGAGATTGTAGGGGGCTTTGATGTGAACCCTAAGCTAGTGGGTAAAAAAATTAATGGTATTCCTATTTATCATACAGACGATTTTATTGAAAAAATGAAAGATTCAGACGTTAATATAGGAGTCTTAACTGTACCTATAGAAATAGCTCAAGATATAGCAGATTATATGGTGAAAGGTGGAGTTCAAGCGATATGGAATTTTACACCTTTTAGAATTCGTGTTCCCGAAAATATTGTCGTGCAAAACACTTCTCTTTATGCACATTTAGCAGTTATGTTTAATCGCTTAAATTTTAATAAGTAA